The following coding sequences are from one Saprospiraceae bacterium window:
- the pyrR gene encoding bifunctional pyr operon transcriptional regulator/uracil phosphoribosyltransferase PyrR, translating into MIASKDSLTRSIQRLCFQLMEHHGDFSGSCIIGIQNKGVWLAERLKEKLYQLDPKLAILSGKLDITFFRDDFRKGNKILTAASTEIDFLIENKRVILVDDVLYTGRTIQAALQALQQFGRPASVELLVLVDRRFNRHLPIQPNYVGMRVDALEEAYVQVKWSEEGDTDKIIMFDSEPKQI; encoded by the coding sequence ATAATCGCGAGTAAAGATAGCCTCACAAGAAGCATCCAGCGTCTTTGTTTTCAGTTGATGGAGCACCATGGAGATTTTTCCGGGTCATGTATCATTGGCATACAAAACAAAGGTGTCTGGCTAGCTGAGCGCCTAAAAGAAAAATTATATCAACTTGACCCCAAGCTTGCAATTCTTTCCGGAAAGTTAGACATCACTTTTTTTAGAGACGACTTTCGAAAAGGAAACAAAATCCTGACTGCCGCTTCCACAGAAATTGACTTTTTGATCGAAAATAAAAGAGTTATTTTGGTGGATGATGTCCTATATACCGGCAGGACAATACAGGCAGCATTACAAGCCCTGCAACAGTTTGGACGACCAGCATCAGTAGAATTATTGGTTCTTGTGGATCGAAGATTCAACCGCCACCTTCCTATTCAGCCAAACTATGTTGGTATGAGGGTGGACGCTCTGGAAGAAGCCTACGTACAAGTCAAATGGTCTGAAGAAGGTGATACTGATAAGATCATAATGTTTGACTCCGAACCTAAACAAATATGA
- a CDS encoding lamin tail domain-containing protein has product MKLSLGICTFLWMSIQLCQAQVVINEIMYNPPEAGTDYLEFIELYNPGNSDIPLKDYKIKDGVTYTFPDTIIKARSFYVICGNQQKFDSIFGFKPAFWTGTSALANGGELVSIADPSGNLVDSVRYSPGLGGWNSKANGQGYSLELCRATADNSQAGYWKPSNRSTGFSIDGKQLFASPNIANNVECAEYTIGITNNTFNPAQIEIFQGEHIEWQNISGVNNVNGNLSTFPLNPEGFGNGSLSGSNWSYVKRFDIVGTYQYQSDSDPNQLHGIITVKPLSGGYPVYPIGVVTSVNSLGDADSLNINCQLDGVVYGVNLRPQGLQFTLIDQYNDGIAVFSPNKNYSYTVKEGDKVSVRGSISQFNGLIQITPITAPDTIIYISSGNKLVDPTVVTNLNELTESQLVTIKNVHIENPITWSNNPTGFTTRVTDGVNSYEVRIDNDVDLVSKKAPGGTFNITGIGSQFDGASPYFDGYQLMPRYISDINPYDPEGGFYKALTIGKVTTSNIEGKADSLGVKCELTGIVYGIDLNGNQGLQFTIIDATGGIGVFSGLEFFGYDVKEGDLLTVRGTIDQFRGLTQINLDTLWKLSSDNPLKSPSLVIKLDESTESELVELKNLTLVNPSEWKGDGSSFNVTLTDGLNQFVMRIDDNTDISSSPASGTKLNLIGLGGQFDSTDPLTGDYQILPRYSSDLHWITANENVSKDGLIIYPNPVQNTIYIQDGQKRSWSYKLLNTGGRTVKHGFAIDQVNVVDLPPGMYLLRMSNEEVETYFKIIK; this is encoded by the coding sequence ATGAAGTTATCTCTAGGTATTTGCACTTTTCTTTGGATGAGCATCCAATTGTGTCAGGCACAAGTTGTGATTAATGAAATCATGTACAATCCGCCGGAAGCGGGCACTGATTATTTGGAATTCATCGAACTTTATAATCCCGGAAATTCAGACATTCCTTTAAAGGATTATAAGATCAAAGATGGTGTCACCTATACTTTCCCGGATACAATAATCAAAGCTCGATCATTTTATGTGATCTGTGGAAATCAACAAAAGTTTGATTCAATCTTTGGTTTTAAACCTGCCTTTTGGACAGGGACTTCTGCATTGGCAAATGGAGGTGAATTGGTTTCTATAGCGGACCCCAGCGGCAATCTAGTGGATTCAGTGAGGTATTCACCAGGCTTGGGAGGGTGGAACAGCAAAGCAAATGGCCAAGGCTATTCTCTAGAACTGTGTAGAGCAACAGCTGATAACTCTCAAGCAGGCTATTGGAAACCTTCCAATAGAAGTACTGGGTTTTCGATCGATGGAAAACAACTTTTCGCTTCGCCTAATATTGCCAACAATGTAGAATGTGCTGAATATACGATTGGCATAACCAACAATACGTTCAATCCCGCTCAAATTGAAATTTTCCAAGGCGAACATATCGAATGGCAAAATATCTCAGGGGTTAACAATGTCAATGGGAATTTGTCCACTTTCCCATTGAATCCTGAGGGTTTTGGTAATGGAAGCCTTTCAGGTTCAAACTGGAGTTATGTAAAACGATTTGACATTGTAGGAACATACCAGTACCAGTCCGATTCTGACCCTAATCAGCTTCATGGGATCATTACCGTGAAACCACTGTCTGGTGGATATCCTGTCTATCCGATTGGTGTAGTCACATCGGTGAATTCATTAGGCGACGCAGATTCGTTGAACATAAATTGCCAACTTGATGGTGTAGTCTATGGTGTTAATTTGAGACCTCAGGGCCTTCAATTCACGCTCATAGATCAATACAACGATGGAATTGCAGTGTTCAGCCCAAATAAAAATTACAGTTATACCGTTAAAGAAGGAGACAAAGTTTCAGTCAGAGGATCTATCTCCCAGTTCAATGGACTTATCCAAATCACACCCATCACAGCTCCTGATACGATCATTTACATCTCATCCGGAAACAAACTTGTAGATCCTACAGTTGTGACCAATCTAAATGAATTAACCGAATCACAGTTGGTAACAATAAAAAATGTGCACATAGAGAACCCAATCACTTGGAGTAACAATCCAACTGGATTTACAACCCGCGTAACTGACGGAGTGAATAGTTATGAAGTGAGAATCGATAATGACGTAGATCTTGTTTCAAAAAAAGCGCCGGGTGGAACATTCAATATTACTGGGATTGGAAGCCAATTTGACGGGGCAAGTCCTTATTTTGACGGATATCAGTTGATGCCTAGGTATATTTCAGATATCAATCCATATGATCCTGAGGGAGGATTCTATAAGGCGTTAACTATTGGAAAAGTAACCACCTCAAACATTGAAGGAAAGGCAGATTCGCTAGGCGTGAAATGTGAACTGACCGGAATCGTTTATGGTATTGATCTCAATGGAAATCAAGGATTGCAATTTACCATAATTGATGCTACAGGCGGAATTGGAGTTTTTTCAGGTCTTGAGTTTTTTGGATATGACGTGAAAGAAGGAGATTTGTTGACCGTGAGAGGGACCATTGATCAATTCAGGGGTTTGACTCAAATCAATCTTGATACATTATGGAAATTATCTTCTGACAATCCGCTGAAGTCGCCAAGCCTTGTAATCAAGTTGGATGAGTCAACTGAATCTGAGCTTGTTGAATTGAAAAATCTGACCCTCGTTAATCCTTCAGAATGGAAAGGTGACGGGTCTAGTTTTAACGTTACACTTACGGATGGGCTAAACCAATTTGTTATGCGCATTGATGATAATACTGATATTTCATCCAGTCCAGCCTCAGGTACTAAACTCAACCTGATAGGTCTCGGTGGACAGTTTGACTCTACTGACCCTTTGACGGGAGATTATCAGATACTACCACGATATTCTTCTGATCTTCATTGGATAACTGCCAACGAAAATGTAAGTAAAGATGGATTAATCATTTATCCTAATCCGGTCCAGAACACTATTTATATCCAAGATGGGCAAAAAAGATCATGGAGCTATAAATTGCTGAACACTGGCGGCAGAACTGTAAAACATGGTTTTGCGATAGATCAAGTAAATGTCGTTGACTTGCCACCTGGTATGTACTTATTGAGGATGTCGAATGAGGAAGTAGAAACTTATTTTAAAATTATCAAATAA
- a CDS encoding patatin-like phospholipase family protein, translating into MRIGLCLSGGGTRGIFHIGVLQALEEYDIKPDIVAGSSAGALVGSFFCAGISAKEMLNVALSTSWFHFFKPKLPINGLTGLHYLGDLVKKHIPHNSFDKLKIPLRITATNLNTGLLEVFESGELSRPIRASCSVPMLFKPVMIGTQMYLDGGILMNLPATLLRNSCDFLIGSSLFPLCEMDKKQLSGYIPLMSRCLELSVNSNSAYQKQKCDLLIETDDLSKYGRFDFKSSNQVYQLGYETASRILSQADILSYLKDDSLQLNPGK; encoded by the coding sequence ATGCGAATAGGCCTATGCTTGTCAGGAGGGGGTACTCGCGGGATATTTCATATCGGCGTACTCCAGGCATTGGAAGAGTACGACATTAAACCTGATATAGTAGCAGGCTCTAGTGCTGGAGCATTGGTTGGAAGTTTTTTTTGTGCAGGCATTTCTGCTAAAGAAATGCTCAATGTCGCATTGAGCACAAGTTGGTTTCATTTTTTTAAACCTAAACTTCCAATCAATGGTCTCACCGGTTTGCATTATTTAGGGGATTTGGTAAAGAAGCATATCCCGCACAATAGTTTTGACAAATTAAAGATACCACTTCGAATTACCGCTACAAATTTGAATACTGGATTATTAGAAGTGTTCGAATCAGGTGAGTTGAGCAGGCCTATCCGCGCTTCTTGTTCTGTCCCAATGTTGTTTAAGCCTGTTATGATTGGAACACAAATGTATCTCGATGGAGGTATATTGATGAATCTACCGGCTACCTTGTTGAGAAATTCTTGCGATTTTTTGATCGGGTCGAGTTTGTTTCCGCTTTGTGAAATGGATAAAAAACAGCTTTCTGGGTACATACCTTTGATGAGCAGATGCCTTGAATTGTCCGTAAATAGTAATTCTGCATATCAAAAACAAAAGTGCGACCTTTTGATTGAGACAGATGATCTCAGCAAGTATGGAAGATTTGATTTTAAATCTTCAAACCAAGTCTACCAACTTGGATACGAAACAGCAAGCAGAATTTTATCTCAAGCAGATATTCTCAGCTACCTTAAAGACGATTCACTTCAATTAAATCCAGGAAAATAG
- a CDS encoding phosphoribosyltransferase — protein sequence MVILQHEQIVFKIRRMAAEIIERHADEPYIILAGINNNGFRLAGLIQAELNSIHQLPVKIGRIRLNPAAPLEDKASLDLENKEISNKVIIIIDDVANTGRTIFFAFQPLFQSLPKRLEVAVLIDRLHKSFPVHVDYMGLRLATTTKDNILVDIQNNGAFLASMQ from the coding sequence ATGGTAATTCTTCAGCATGAGCAAATCGTTTTTAAAATTCGCAGAATGGCTGCTGAAATCATTGAGCGCCATGCAGATGAACCCTACATCATTCTAGCTGGGATTAACAACAATGGATTCAGATTGGCTGGTTTGATTCAGGCTGAACTAAATTCTATACATCAACTTCCTGTGAAAATTGGCCGAATTCGGCTAAATCCTGCAGCTCCACTCGAAGACAAAGCAAGTTTGGATTTGGAGAATAAAGAAATAAGCAATAAAGTCATCATCATCATTGATGATGTCGCGAATACAGGCAGGACTATTTTCTTTGCCTTTCAACCTCTATTTCAATCTTTGCCCAAAAGATTGGAAGTGGCAGTATTGATAGACAGACTACACAAGTCCTTTCCTGTACATGTAGATTACATGGGCTTGCGTCTGGCAACTACAACTAAAGATAATATACTTGTAGATATACAAAACAATGGCGCTTTTCTTGCATCTATGCAATGA
- a CDS encoding (Fe-S)-binding protein, with translation MIQIVLFLLVTITVAFIATKRFNRIFRMIMLGKEGTLPNDHSGIRWKNMIMFALGQKKMFEKPISGIFHLFIYVAFLFTQIDLIEIVIDGISGQHRILRPFLSILYPLMINFIEILSVLAFIATIVFLLRRNVLRLDRFQKPELKGWPFRDANLILCGEILLITGIFLMNGADQVLQDRHYGHYINTGNLYMSGMLVSPSLSELSNASLVMIERLGWWLHYLVILGFILYLPFSKHLHIFLAFPQAYFSKLSSRGMMSPMFAIENEVRSMLGQEPTHSETVAVEDFGAKDVFDLDQRVLLSAMTCTECGRCTQLCPANQTGKVLSPRKIVMDVRDRMEDISTMSAKISVERVNSKLQFDDGKSLFDKISAEELYACTSCNACVEACPVLIDPLEIILQMRRYDILVNSSGPAEWLPMFNSLENNQSVWSLSASRTEWLNENI, from the coding sequence ATCATCCAAATCGTTTTATTCCTTTTAGTTACAATTACTGTTGCATTTATTGCTACTAAAAGATTCAATAGAATCTTTCGTATGATCATGTTGGGGAAAGAAGGTACCCTGCCAAATGATCATTCAGGTATTCGATGGAAGAATATGATTATGTTTGCTTTGGGGCAAAAGAAAATGTTTGAAAAACCGATATCGGGCATATTTCACCTATTCATTTATGTCGCATTTTTATTTACACAAATTGATCTCATTGAAATTGTCATTGATGGCATTAGTGGACAACATAGAATATTAAGACCATTCTTGTCGATTCTTTATCCACTTATGATCAACTTTATTGAAATTCTTTCCGTATTGGCATTTATTGCGACAATTGTTTTTTTATTGAGACGAAATGTTCTGCGCCTGGACAGATTTCAAAAACCGGAGCTAAAAGGATGGCCTTTCAGAGATGCGAATTTAATTTTATGCGGAGAGATACTTTTAATTACTGGAATTTTCCTGATGAATGGAGCAGATCAAGTTTTGCAAGACAGACATTACGGCCATTACATCAACACAGGCAATCTTTATATGTCGGGGATGTTGGTATCGCCTTCCTTATCTGAACTTTCAAATGCTTCTTTGGTAATGATTGAGAGGTTGGGCTGGTGGTTGCATTATCTGGTTATTCTCGGATTTATTTTGTATTTGCCATTTTCAAAACATTTACACATTTTTTTAGCATTTCCTCAGGCTTATTTTTCAAAGCTAAGCTCACGGGGTATGATGAGCCCAATGTTTGCTATCGAAAATGAAGTTAGATCCATGCTAGGCCAGGAACCAACACATTCAGAAACTGTGGCAGTAGAAGATTTTGGTGCCAAGGATGTTTTCGATTTGGATCAAAGAGTGTTATTGTCAGCAATGACTTGTACTGAGTGTGGTCGATGCACTCAACTTTGTCCGGCAAATCAGACTGGAAAAGTATTGTCACCAAGGAAAATTGTGATGGATGTAAGAGACAGAATGGAAGACATTTCTACAATGAGTGCTAAAATCTCAGTTGAAAGAGTAAATTCAAAATTACAGTTTGATGATGGAAAATCATTGTTTGATAAAATATCAGCAGAAGAATTATATGCGTGTACTAGTTGTAATGCATGTGTAGAAGCATGTCCTGTTTTAATTGATCCTTTAGAAATTATTCTTCAAATGAGAAGGTATGATATATTGGTAAATTCATCAGGACCCGCAGAATGGTTGCCTATGTTCAACAGTCTTGAGAACAATCAATCAGTGTGGTCTCTTTCTGCCTCTAGAACCGAATGGTTGAATGAAAATATTTAA
- a CDS encoding (Fe-S)-binding protein: MNQVPIMSEVFAAGEQIDFLFWVGCAGNFDARAQKITRAFCKILDHVNAKYAILGDEEKCTGDPARRAGNEFLFQMLAIQNIESLNSYQIKNIVCTCPHCFNTLKNEYPGLGGIYHVLHYSEFLDELIKTGKLKVNTHIESQKVAYHDSCYLGRVNDVYEAPRNVLESLNTEIAEMTRSRKLGMCCGAGGAQMFKEEEKGSIRVNEERVTQLLDTGATKIIANCPFCITMLQDGVKAKDKQDEVTVYDISEWIIQQNIF; this comes from the coding sequence ATGAACCAAGTACCAATCATGAGTGAAGTATTCGCTGCTGGGGAACAAATAGATTTTTTATTTTGGGTTGGGTGTGCAGGAAATTTTGATGCCCGCGCCCAAAAAATAACTCGAGCTTTCTGTAAAATATTAGATCATGTAAATGCAAAGTATGCAATACTCGGTGATGAAGAAAAATGTACAGGAGACCCTGCGCGTAGAGCTGGAAATGAATTTTTGTTTCAGATGCTGGCCATCCAGAACATAGAATCCTTAAATTCTTATCAAATAAAGAATATTGTCTGTACTTGTCCACATTGCTTTAATACTTTGAAAAATGAATATCCTGGATTGGGTGGAATATATCACGTATTGCATTACTCAGAGTTCCTGGATGAACTGATTAAAACAGGTAAATTGAAAGTGAATACTCACATCGAGTCTCAGAAAGTTGCTTATCATGATTCGTGCTATCTAGGTAGAGTAAATGATGTATATGAAGCTCCTAGGAATGTATTGGAATCTTTGAATACTGAAATAGCTGAAATGACAAGGAGTAGAAAATTGGGAATGTGCTGTGGTGCCGGTGGCGCTCAAATGTTTAAAGAAGAGGAGAAGGGATCTATTCGTGTGAATGAAGAACGCGTTACACAACTTCTGGATACAGGCGCAACAAAAATTATTGCCAATTGTCCTTTTTGTATCACCATGTTGCAGGATGGAGTAAAAGCCAAAGACAAGCAAGATGAAGTGACAGTATATGATATATCTGAATGGATTATTCAGCAAAATATATTTTAA
- a CDS encoding PKD domain-containing protein: protein MKKSLIALFSLVFFCISYITEAQVSDYTVAGNVLTVTKNKVANYPILVTDLSTKKTETILTDRNGYYFYEAKPSASSISEYLFQVKDPCATTPQEFRYRPQKGLTNHDFIICDLAVNPAGCPVKFNYKVGVNNTVEFTATPPNKSGEYSWEFGDGSSGTGNPISHTYAAEGTYKVILVYKDSICTSSAILEVVIGSNRKPTSFNASCCAKIMIKSVAPTVSNTGLFFEFTASSDAKNAKITWDFGDGSPKEEGNPVRHKYDSVGRYLVTAYIESEFCKVAVSTWIQVIDSKNPNPCAIDFSARVNQLEASFTPTSSQKPDKVFWDFGDGTTSNDLQPVHVYSKEGIYKVKLVMVFGTQECIIVKEIQVGKNTGNPCGFDWYFKTDQLTLYAQGNFRQKPDSVLWSFGDSTYSKDLVVTHKYNSPGTYVVTLTVWINGVECSVQKKIEIKAGFQNPDIEITNINPNPATDNIDVTVKSDGQYKVVVAISDVRGNVLEKYSLELMPNENHIPINLDNISPGVYYLLIYYNNNIVAKSNFVKK from the coding sequence ATGAAAAAAAGTTTAATTGCATTGTTTTCCCTCGTCTTTTTCTGCATATCCTATATCACAGAAGCACAAGTTTCTGATTATACAGTTGCAGGGAATGTACTCACTGTTACTAAAAATAAAGTAGCAAACTACCCGATTCTGGTGACAGATTTGTCTACCAAGAAAACAGAAACCATCCTAACTGATCGGAATGGATATTATTTTTATGAAGCGAAACCTTCGGCATCAAGTATTTCGGAGTATTTGTTCCAGGTAAAGGATCCATGTGCGACCACACCTCAAGAGTTCAGATACAGGCCTCAGAAAGGACTTACAAACCATGATTTTATAATCTGTGATCTTGCAGTTAATCCAGCTGGCTGCCCTGTGAAATTCAATTATAAGGTTGGAGTGAACAATACAGTTGAGTTCACAGCAACACCTCCTAATAAATCAGGTGAATACTCTTGGGAATTTGGTGACGGAAGCAGTGGGACAGGTAATCCAATAAGTCATACCTACGCTGCTGAAGGAACATACAAAGTAATTTTGGTGTACAAGGATTCAATCTGTACATCCAGTGCCATACTAGAAGTGGTAATCGGTTCAAATCGCAAGCCTACGTCATTCAATGCATCTTGTTGCGCTAAAATTATGATCAAATCAGTAGCGCCTACTGTAAGTAATACAGGATTATTCTTCGAATTTACAGCGAGTTCAGATGCAAAGAATGCCAAAATTACCTGGGATTTTGGTGATGGTAGCCCAAAAGAGGAAGGCAACCCTGTTAGACACAAATATGATTCTGTAGGGAGGTATTTGGTCACTGCATATATCGAATCCGAATTCTGCAAAGTAGCGGTTTCAACCTGGATTCAAGTAATAGATTCAAAAAACCCCAATCCATGTGCAATTGACTTTAGTGCCAGAGTAAATCAGTTGGAAGCCAGCTTTACACCCACCTCTAGTCAAAAACCGGACAAGGTGTTTTGGGATTTTGGCGATGGAACAACATCAAATGATTTGCAGCCGGTCCATGTGTACTCGAAAGAAGGAATTTATAAAGTAAAACTTGTAATGGTGTTTGGTACACAAGAATGCATTATCGTCAAGGAAATACAAGTTGGGAAGAATACCGGAAATCCTTGTGGCTTTGACTGGTATTTCAAAACTGACCAACTTACACTTTATGCTCAAGGTAATTTTAGACAAAAGCCGGATAGCGTGTTGTGGAGTTTTGGGGATAGCACATATTCAAAGGATCTGGTGGTCACTCACAAGTACAACTCTCCCGGAACTTATGTGGTAACTCTAACTGTTTGGATAAACGGGGTTGAATGTAGCGTGCAAAAGAAAATAGAGATTAAAGCAGGATTTCAAAACCCGGATATAGAAATTACAAATATTAACCCTAATCCAGCTACAGATAACATAGATGTCACTGTCAAAAGTGATGGACAGTACAAAGTAGTTGTTGCCATTTCTGATGTGAGAGGAAATGTGCTAGAGAAATATAGCTTAGAGCTTATGCCAAATGAAAATCATATTCCTATAAATCTGGATAATATTAGTCCAGGTGTATATTATTTACTGATTTATTACAATAATAACATCGTTGCAAAATCGAATTTTGTAAAGAAATAA
- a CDS encoding TfoX/Sxy family protein, which yields MPFDELFANRIRKVLDEKDVHYTEKKMFSGICFLVDDKMLCGTHQDKMTMENLLLCRLSEEDFLETIELAESKEMNFTGKPMKGFVYITEQGTQSNKALEKWLQLCLNFNPLAKKSKKK from the coding sequence ATGCCATTTGATGAATTGTTTGCTAATAGAATAAGGAAAGTACTTGATGAAAAAGATGTTCATTACACTGAAAAGAAAATGTTCAGTGGGATTTGTTTTCTTGTCGATGATAAAATGCTCTGCGGGACACATCAAGACAAAATGACTATGGAAAACCTGCTCCTTTGCAGGTTGAGCGAGGAGGATTTTTTAGAAACAATTGAACTTGCTGAAAGTAAAGAGATGAATTTTACCGGAAAACCGATGAAAGGATTTGTTTATATCACTGAACAAGGCACACAATCAAACAAAGCACTTGAAAAGTGGCTGCAACTGTGTTTGAACTTTAACCCTTTGGCAAAAAAAAGTAAGAAGAAATAA
- a CDS encoding iron-containing alcohol dehydrogenase encodes MFKLYCRIYQWVLRCTSNVMPWRVPELLVGPDSIYLLPDKLKNRNIRKLLIITDKGLVQSGLVSILQDILVSDHFDVVLYDETVANPTVDNVESALKLFLKTSCQAIIAIGGGSPIDCAKAVCARVAQPGKTLYQMRGILKVLWKTPDLIAIPTTAGTGSEVTLASVITDPDKFAKYAITDFPLIPQIAILDPKLTLGLPPFVTATTGMDALTHAVEAYIGQSNTDETRESARKAVRLIFENLIPAFEQGHEIDHRQNMQIAAYHAGLAFTRAYVGYVHAMAHSLGGRYGIPHGLANAVILPYVLEAYGSCIYTQLAELADEVSEEFKGKDIASKANYFIQSVKLLNERLNIPQKLKGILDADIEDLVNKTFYEANPFYPVPQIWNKAKIREIFYLLKG; translated from the coding sequence TTGTTTAAGCTATACTGTAGAATTTATCAATGGGTGCTGAGGTGCACTTCCAATGTAATGCCGTGGCGAGTGCCTGAACTTTTGGTGGGGCCGGACAGTATTTACTTGCTTCCTGATAAATTGAAAAACAGGAATATCCGAAAATTACTAATCATTACTGACAAAGGTCTGGTGCAGAGTGGCTTGGTCAGTATTTTGCAGGATATTTTGGTCAGTGACCATTTTGACGTGGTGTTGTATGATGAGACTGTAGCTAATCCAACAGTGGATAATGTAGAGAGTGCCTTGAAACTGTTTTTAAAGACGAGTTGTCAAGCTATTATTGCTATTGGAGGTGGGTCACCTATTGACTGTGCCAAAGCAGTCTGTGCCAGAGTAGCCCAGCCTGGCAAAACTCTTTATCAGATGAGAGGAATACTGAAAGTTTTATGGAAGACACCAGATTTGATAGCTATACCAACCACTGCCGGTACCGGTAGTGAAGTAACTCTGGCCTCAGTAATTACTGATCCAGATAAATTTGCTAAGTATGCAATTACTGATTTTCCATTAATTCCTCAAATAGCAATCCTCGACCCTAAACTCACATTAGGACTTCCGCCATTTGTTACTGCTACTACCGGGATGGATGCCCTCACTCACGCGGTTGAAGCTTATATTGGTCAAAGCAATACAGATGAAACTAGAGAATCAGCCAGAAAAGCTGTCAGATTAATTTTTGAAAATTTGATACCTGCATTTGAACAAGGTCATGAAATCGATCACAGACAGAATATGCAAATAGCTGCATATCACGCCGGATTGGCATTTACCAGAGCTTATGTGGGATATGTGCACGCAATGGCGCACTCACTCGGGGGTAGATATGGTATACCACATGGACTAGCCAATGCGGTTATCTTGCCTTACGTTTTAGAAGCTTATGGATCTTGTATTTATACCCAATTGGCTGAATTGGCAGATGAAGTTTCAGAGGAGTTTAAAGGAAAAGACATCGCATCAAAAGCGAATTATTTTATTCAAAGTGTAAAGCTTTTGAACGAGCGCTTAAATATTCCACAAAAGTTGAAAGGAATTCTTGATGCAGATATCGAAGATTTAGTGAATAAGACTTTTTATGAAGCAAATCCGTTTTATCCAGTACCGCAGATCTGGAACAAAGCGAAAATAAGAGAAATATTTTATCTTCTCAAAGGATAG